The Syntrophorhabdaceae bacterium DNA segment GAAACCACGGCCGATTTGGAGAAGATTGGCACGACGCTCACGCCCGCGGCCGCCCTTTCCAATCTCACCGGCACATACTCTTCGATACCGTAGGACGAAGGCACGTTGGTTGCCAGTACGCCCTGCGTAGTGATTTCTTGGCCCCGGGTCTCACCCTGAAGCCTTGTCGCAAGCGGCGCGACGAAACGCACCGCCACCATGGCACATGAGGCGGGATGTCCCGGGAGTCCGAATATGGGCTTTTCCAAAAGCCTTCCGAATATGGTCGGCTTCCCCGGTTTTATATTGATTCCGTGGAAGAGAATCTCACCACCAAGCTTTTCAATGGAGTCAGTTATAAAATCTCTCTCGCCTTTGGAGCTCCCTCCCGAAATAAGTATCATATCATAGGCTCCGGCCGATTGGAGCTTTTCCGTTATCTCGCCGATCTCATCCGCCACATGCCCCAGGAACTCGCAACGGGCTCCTGTCTTTTCCACAAGGGCCGTTACTGTGTAGCGGTTAATATCCCGGACCTTCCCCGGTGAGGGTATCTCATCAACGGCGACAATTTCGTCACCCGTGGAGATAAGGGCAATGCCGGGCCTCTCATAGACCGGGATGCTCGATTGACCGAGCGCCGCGAGTACGCCCAGATCGAAGGCTGTTAACTTCCTGCCCATCTCAAGGACAATGACGCCTTCCTTAATGTCTTCTCCCTCATGGCAGACATGTTCGCCCTCATAGACCGTTCTCGTTATCTCTACGCCGTCCGTAACCTGACGGGCGTATTCCTGCATGACAACGGCGTTCGACCCAGAAGGCATCATGGAGCCGGTGCTTACATAAACACAATCGCCGCCACTTATCCTCCCCTCTGCCTGCTCGCCAATCCGCACGGCCCCTGTCCTGATAAGAAAGAGAGGGTTCGTCTCTGTCGCCCCCTGTGTGTCCCTTGATCGCACAGCGTACCCGTCGACAAGGGAACGTGCAAAGGCAGGTATGGATTCGCTCGAAACAATATCTCGGGCAAGTACCCTGGCATAGGCATTATCGATATGGACCGTCTCCGTGCGCGGGCTCAGAGAAAAGGTATCGAGTATGCGGCAGGCCTCGCTTGCTGTTATTGCTTTGAGAAAATCCATAGAAAATACCGTTGCACTTAATATAGGTGATTAGGCCGGATAAGTCAAAAAGATGGGTCGGTGTGCAATTCCATCTTGTTTATCACTGGCAAAACATGTATTATAAAGATTAAAGGGGATTTCATGAAGAGGGTAATCTTAGTTGATTTCGAAAACATACAGAAACTCGACTTCGAGCACATAGACACCACGAATACGGATATTTTGATCTTTGTGGGCCGCTCCCAGACGAAAATACCTTTTCAGCTCGTGGAGAAGGCGCAGGGCTTCGGTGAACGTCTGAAGTGGCTGAAGATCGCGGGCGATGGCAAGAACAACCTCGATTTTCATCTCGCCTTCGAGTTGGGGAGACTCGTAGAACAATGGAACAACCAGGTCGAGCTTATCATCCTCTCCAAAGATAGCGGATACGATTCCCTGATCAGATATGTCAACGATATTGGCGTCCAGACAAAGAGGATCGCAAACCCGGCCGAACTGTCCGACAGTACCAAACAGCTTCCCACGTCAAATTTTACCGGCACCATCGTGGCGAACCTGCGTAAAATCAACGTGCAGAAGCTTCCCCGGACCAGGACCACATTAAAAAAGCATATCGCCTCACTTCTGCGGGATAAAGCCAACTCGGCCGAGATCGACCTGATCATCGAAGAAATGTTTGTCAAAGGTCTCTTGACGCTCACCAACAATCGTCTCAAGTACTCCATGGACCCGGCGGAGTCTTGAGCCCCATGCTATCGACACGTTAAGAATAATGAAGGGCAGGCAATAAGGAGCGCGGGATCAACCCGTAGCGGAACCGCCGCATCGCATTCATATCGGCATGTATGGACTAATCGGATAGAACAGGTTTACTTAGCGCAGTATCCAGTGAATTGAAGCGAAACAGATAATAGTAAATGCAGCGATAGCGGCTGCGATTGTCTCCCACTCCCACTTATTTTCTTTAATGATCTCTTTCCAATCGCAACTTGTGCAGTACACTATCTTACGTCCAATGAACTTGAGGAACCATTCCATTACGTGCCCTTTTGCGTTTCGCCTCGCCTCCTGGTTGCAGACCGGACACCGTAACGCGGTCAGCGCTGTCCTCAGGTACAAGGCGTCCATGGTCACTGTGTTCTCGGGCATATATTGCATCTTTCTTACAGGAGGCATATGGTCGGCAAAAAAATCCAGGTTCTTGAGGCCTCTATGCGACTCCTCTACGGATACACCAAGATTAACATGCTGGTCTTCAGACACGTTCTCTTTTCCCATTCACTCCCCCACAAAATTATCGTCACACTGCGCGAGATAAGGCCTCGTCAGGCCAATCACCGATGAGAACCTAACGAACGTCACGTTCCCGATCCATATATTGCCTGACAAGCGCTCTTCCAATCTCTGTATTTCCCAATACTTACAGGGTACCGCAAAAACAATTAGGATGTCAAAGCAAAAATTTTCTCACGGACAAATGGTGGCTGCATTTTTTCGTTCGCATCCGGTGACACTTTCTCGCCGCGTGAGAAAAATAGATGGCGTTTTTTGTTGTTCGGGAAAGCTCGCACACGCCAAAACAAAGGGCCTGGCGCATGCCGTAGCTTAAGCATTTGACGCTACTCAAGAGCGCCTCACATCCTGCTCCCTTTTTGCAGGGCCGCTATGAGCTCGTCTGTGGTACAGACTGTGCTTGCCCGGGGAAGAATTGTTATAAGTGCGACTTCATGTGCGCCCACGTCCGCATCCGAGCAACAATCCCCCAACACGATGAGTCGAAAATCACGATCGAAGGCATCGCGGACGGTCGATTCCACGCTTACGAGCGTGCTCACCCCGGCAAGGATGAGCGTATCGATCTCAGCCGTACGCAGGATAATTTCCAGGTCAGTGCCGAAAAAGGCGCTGGTTCTCCTCTTGGTCACAACGATGTCTTCCGACCTGACCTCTATTTCGGGGCAGATCTTTGCATCAGGGTTTTTTTCCAGAAGCCTTCCAGCATTCTTCGTTCTACTCACCAGGGTATTACGCGCTGAGACTTCAGGGTATCCGGGACGATAACCAACAGTCACATGCATGACAGGAACATGAGCGTTCCGTGCGGCGCTTATGGCCCTGCCGAGATTGGCAAGGACCTTGACCTGCTCTGAGTGCGGCAGCATGCCCACAATCCCCACTTGAATGTCTATCAGGATTAAAGCAGATGAACGAAGTTCAATCTCCATGCTCGCTCCTTTTAAAGAAAGAACAGTCTTCCCCGCCCAGTCTTTCTATCAAGCACAGGTTGCAATTTCTTCGCCCGCGGCGCCTCATCCTCATCAATATAGCACAGCCGAAGAGCGCATGGAAGGGTTCCCGCGAGCCCTGAGATCAAACTTGACTGAATGAACATGCAAGAAGAAGCCTGATCGAGTGAGGATTTTACCTGCGAGGCAAGCATTGGGCTTTCGAAGGAAACGTGGATTATGATGAGAAATCCAGCGGGCTGCTTCTACGGGTAAAGCCCGCTATCCAGAACCTCTCTCACCTTCTGCAGGAGTGTGATGGGTGAGATTGGCTTCTGGAGAAAACTGAACTCCCCGTCCTGGATGCCTTTGTCGAGAACAACGTCCCTGGTATGTCCACTTATGAAGATCACCT contains these protein-coding regions:
- a CDS encoding PIN domain-containing protein, which translates into the protein MKRVILVDFENIQKLDFEHIDTTNTDILIFVGRSQTKIPFQLVEKAQGFGERLKWLKIAGDGKNNLDFHLAFELGRLVEQWNNQVELIILSKDSGYDSLIRYVNDIGVQTKRIANPAELSDSTKQLPTSNFTGTIVANLRKINVQKLPRTRTTLKKHIASLLRDKANSAEIDLIIEEMFVKGLLTLTNNRLKYSMDPAES
- a CDS encoding isochorismatase family cysteine hydrolase translates to MEIELRSSALILIDIQVGIVGMLPHSEQVKVLANLGRAISAARNAHVPVMHVTVGYRPGYPEVSARNTLVSRTKNAGRLLEKNPDAKICPEIEVRSEDIVVTKRRTSAFFGTDLEIILRTAEIDTLILAGVSTLVSVESTVRDAFDRDFRLIVLGDCCSDADVGAHEVALITILPRASTVCTTDELIAALQKGSRM
- the glp gene encoding gephyrin-like molybdotransferase Glp; this translates as MDFLKAITASEACRILDTFSLSPRTETVHIDNAYARVLARDIVSSESIPAFARSLVDGYAVRSRDTQGATETNPLFLIRTGAVRIGEQAEGRISGGDCVYVSTGSMMPSGSNAVVMQEYARQVTDGVEITRTVYEGEHVCHEGEDIKEGVIVLEMGRKLTAFDLGVLAALGQSSIPVYERPGIALISTGDEIVAVDEIPSPGKVRDINRYTVTALVEKTGARCEFLGHVADEIGEITEKLQSAGAYDMILISGGSSKGERDFITDSIEKLGGEILFHGINIKPGKPTIFGRLLEKPIFGLPGHPASCAMVAVRFVAPLATRLQGETRGQEITTQGVLATNVPSSYGIEEYVPVRLERAAAGVSVVPIFSKSAVVSSLAHAAGYIIVPQGTEGLEKGETVEVYFF